In one window of Arachis ipaensis cultivar K30076 chromosome B06, Araip1.1, whole genome shotgun sequence DNA:
- the LOC110263712 gene encoding uncharacterized protein LOC110263712, with the protein MQQPSGTAIVACEEALAWQSEQKAPVDVCPPEPEKQAAEESSPRKTEPEPLLNVHDGRCCRGSSIEICCATSAEPSHTAAERYKTLEKEKEITEELMEKCYHWMTHVKETKDSSNEYDTIFVLKHEANFEGLRHHFMSLMSKQHVKSTVVTAHNMILNQIKGHRFQEQIYSVPLDIVMFMLGNHGEKYTDPKTYKAYRFHIDKYAHHRQFLDKRKLASYPFVSCDF; encoded by the exons atgcagcaGCCCTCTGGAACCGCAATAGTAGCCTGCGAAGAAGCACTGGCATGGCAATCGGAACAAAAAGCACCTGttgatgt CTGCCCTCCGGAACCTGAAAAGCAAGCCGCCGAGGAATCTTCCCCGAGGAAGACAGAGCCAGAACCTCTGTTGAATGT ACATGATGGTAGATGCTGCCGTGGTAGCAGCATTGAAATTTGCTGCGCAACAAGTGCCGAGCCGAGCCACACAGCCGCTGAAAGGTACAAAACtctagagaaagagaaagaaatcaCGGAGGAGTTGATGGAGAAGTGTTATCATTGGATGACACATGTCAAAGAAACCAAAGATAGTTCCAACGAATATGATACCATATTCGTCTTGAAGCATGAAGCAAATTTCGAGGGGCTTAGACATCATTTCATGTCTCTAATGTCCAAACAACATGTGAAAAGCACG GTGGTCACTGCACATAACATGATTCTCAACCAAATAAAAGGTCACcggtttcaagaacaaatatactcTGTGCCGTTGGATATTGTG ATGTTTATGTTGGGAAACCATGGCGAGAAATACACTGATCCAAAGACCTATAAGGCCTACCGGTTTCATATCGATAAATATGCCCACCACCGCCAGTTTCTTGACAAAAGAAAACTCGCATCGTATCCATTTGTAAGTTGtgatttctaa
- the LOC107646143 gene encoding protein STRUBBELIG-RECEPTOR FAMILY 7-like, translating to MAAGEGGRRVLLLLLLFTSNCILHWMPVAVNGNTDPNDAAAIRILFQSMNSPSQLCWQANGDDPCGQYWKGITCSNNRVTEIKLSNLKLTGTLPYGLQPLTSLTNLDLSSNNLGGGIPYQLPPNMQRLNLAYNNFTGTIPYSISDMTSLTDLNLGHNQFQQGLNVNFMKLSTLSSLDLSFNLLTSDLPQTLSSLSGITSMYLQNNQFTGTIDVLANLPLENLNVENNNFTGWIPEQLKSINLKTGGNTWSSGPAPPPPPGTPPLPKSNRHHRAGGGSTTTSPSDAGSSNNMSDGSKKSGVGGGGIAGIVISIIVVGAIVAFFLVKRKSKKSSSDLEKQDNQSFAPLPSNEFHELKSVPPSSITEMKTFETSASINLKPPPMDRHKSFDEDELSKKPAIIKKTVTSPANVKSYSIADLQISTGSFSIDHLVGEGSFGRVYRAQFDDKQVLAVKKIDSSVLPNDLSEEFTEIVSNISHLHHPNVTELVGYCSEYGQHLLVYEFHRNGSLHDFLHLSDEYSKPLIWNSRVKIALGTARALEYLHEVCSPSVVHKNIKSANILLDAELNPHLSDSGLASYIPNADQVLNQNAGSGYDAPEVALCGQYTMKSDVYCFGVVMLELLSGRKPFDSSRPRAEQSLVHWAAPQLHDIDALTKMVDPALKGLYPVKSLSRFADVIALCVQLEPEFRPPMSEVVQALVRLVQRANMSRRTTFGSDHGGSNRGSDEPAIHDNV from the exons ATAAGGATTTTATTTCAATCTATGAACTCACCTTCACAGCTATGTTGGCAAGCGAATGGTGATGATCCGTGTGGACAATATTGGAAAGGCATAACATGCTCAAACAACCGAGTTACAGAGAT TAAGTTATCCAATCTTAAACTAACGGGAACATTGCCTTATGGATTACAACCCTTGACATCTTTGACCAACCT AGACCTGAGTAGCAACAATCTTGGAGGTGGCATACCATACCAGCTTCCTCCAAATATGCAGCGCTT AAATCTGGCTTATAATAACTTCACTGGGACAATCCCTTACTCTATTTCTGATATGACCTCTCTTACAGACCT GAATCTTGGTCACAATCAGTTCCAGCAAGGATTGAACGTTAACTTCATGAAGCTTTCTACCCTCTCTTCATT GGATCTCTCCTTCAATTTATTGACAAGTGACCTTCCGCAGACTTTGAGCTCACTTTCAGGCATTACCAGCAT GTATCTGCAGAACAACCAGTTTACAGGCACTATTGATGTCCTTGCTAATCTGCCTCTTGAAAATCT GAATGTGGAAAACAATAATTTTACTGGATGGATACCAGAACAATTAAAAAGCATAAATTTAAA GACTGGTGGTAATACATGGAGCTCCGGACCTGCACCCCCACCTCCTCCCGGGACCCCACCATTACCTAAAAGCAATCGACACCACAGAGCCGGTGGCGGAAGCACCACTACCTCCCCCTCAGATGCTGGCAGCAGTAACAACATGAGTGACGGCAGCAAAAAATCTGGTGTTGGAGGTGGTGGCATAGCTGGAATTGTGATCTCGATAATTGTTGTTGGGGCAATAGTAGCATTCTTTTTGGTGAAGAGAAAATCCAAGAAGTCATCTTCAGATTTAGAAAAACAGGACAATCAGTCCTTTGCTCCTCTTCCCTCAAATGAATTCCATG AATTGAAATCTGTGCCACCTTCCTCTATAACTGAAATGAAGACATTTGAAACTTCTGCCTCAATAAATCTTAAACCCCCACCTATGGATCGTCATAAATCATTTGATGAGGATGAACTTTCAAAGAAGCCTGCCATTATCAAGAAGACTGTCACATCTCCTGCTAATGTGAAATCATACTCTATAGCTGATCTACAGATTTCAACCGGAAGCTTCAGTATTGATCATCTTGTTGGTGAGGGGTCCTTTGGTCGTGTTTACCGGGCTCAGTTTGA TGACAAACAA GTTCTTGCAGTGAAGAAAATAGATTCATCTGTCCTTCCCAATGACCTTTCTGAAGAATTTACAGAAATAGTTTCAAACATCTCTCATTTACATCATCCGAACGTGACAGAACTAGTAGGTTATTGTTCAGAGTATGGGCAGCACCTCTTAGTCTATGAGTTTCATAGAAATGGATCACTGCATGACTTCCTTCACCTATCAGATGAATATAGTAAGCCATTGATATGGAATTCCCGTGTGAAGATTGCATTGGGGACTGCGCGTGCTTTAGA GTACCTACATGAAGTTTGTTCACCATCAGTTGTACACAAGAACATTAAATCAGCCAACATATTACTTGATGCAGAACTTAATCCTCATCTTTCAGACAGTGGATTAGCAAGCTATATTCCAAATGCAGACCAG GTGTTGAACCAAAATGCCGGATCTGGATATGATGCACCTGAAGTTGCTTTGTGTGGTCAGTATACCATGAAAAGTGATGTTTATTGCTTTGGAGTTGTGATGTTGGAGCTACTCAGCGGACGTAAACCATTTGATAG CTCGAGACCTAGAGCTGAGCAGTCTCTAGTTCATTGGGCCGCACCTCAACTCCATGATATTGATGCATTGACCAAAATGGTTGATCCTGCGCTGAAAGGGTTATATCCTGTTAAATCTTTGTCTCGTTTTGCAGATGTTATTGCTCTCTGCGTTCAG CTGGAGCCTGAATTCCGACCACCAATGTCAGAAGTGGTTCAAGCCTTAGTACGGTTGGTGCAGCGAGCCAACATGAGCAGGCGGACTACTTTTGGATCTGATCATGGAGGATCCAATCGAGGGAGTGATGAACCCGCCATACATGATAATGTATAA
- the LOC107648075 gene encoding 26S protease regulatory subunit 7-like — MGNEHDDDFKDEKNTRPLDEDDIALLKTYGLGPYSTIIKKVEKEIKDIAKKVNDLCGIKESDTGLAAPSQWDLVADKQMMQEEQPLQVARCTKIINPNSEDAKYVINVKQIAKFVVGLGDKVSVTDIEEGMRVGVDRNKYQIQIPLPPKIDPSVTMMTVEEKPDVTYNDVGGCKEQIEKMREVVELPMLHPEKFVKLGIDPPKGVLCYGPPGTGKTLLARAVANRTDACFIRVIGSELVQKYVGEGARMVRELFQMARSKKACIVFFDEVDAIGGARFDDGVGGDNEVQRTMLEIVNQLDGFDARGNIKVLMATNRPDTLDPALLRPGRLDRKVEFGLPDLESRTQIFKIHTRTMNCERDIRFELLARLCPNSTGADIRSVCTEAGMYAIRARRKSVTEKDFLDAVNKVIKGYQKFSATPKYMVYN, encoded by the exons ATGGGGAATGAGCACGACGACGATTTCAAGGACGAGAAGAACACCCGCCCTCTCGACGAGGATGACATCGCACTCCTCAAAACCTAT GGTTTAGGTCCTTACTCCACAATTATTAAGAAAGTAGAGAAGGAAATCAAAGATATAGCAAAGAAAGTCAATGACTTATGCG GTATCAAAGAGTCTGATACTGGTTTAGCTGCACCAAGCCAGTGGGATCTTGTTGCTGATAAGCAAATGATGCAGGAGGAGCAGCCTCTTCAGGTAGCTAGGTGCACGAAGATTATAAATCCAAATTCTGAAGATGCCAAATATGTTATCAATGTGAAGCAGATAGCAAAG TTCGTTGTTGGGCTTGGTGACAAGGTTTCCGTCACTGACATAGAAGAAGGGATGCGCGTAGG GGTTGATAGAAACAAATATCAGATTCAGATTCCCTTGCCTCCAAAAATTGATCCAAGTGTTACCATGATGACAGTTGAAGAGAAGCCTGATGTAACATATAATGATGTTGGTGGTTGTAAGGAGCAGATTGAAAAGATGCGAGAA GTTGTTGAACTTCCCATGCTTCATCCAGAGAAATTTGTTAAACTTGGAATTGATCCTCCAAAAGGTGTACTTTGCTATGGTCCACCAGGGACAGGCAAAACACTTCTTGCTAGGGCTGTGGCTAACAGGACTGATGCTTGTTTTATAAGGGTCATTGGAAGTGAGCTAGTTCAGAAATATGTTGGTGAGGGTGCTAGAATGGTCCGTGAATTATTTCAG ATGGCACGTTCAAAGAAGGCATGCATTGTCTTTTTTGATGAAGTTGATGCCATTGGAGGTGCGCGGTTTGATGATGGTGTAGGTGGTGATAATGAGGTTCAGCGCACAATGCTTGAAATTGTGAATCAGCTTGATGGATTTGATGCCCGTGGAAATATCAAAGTGTTGATGGCAACTAACAG GCCTGACACTCTCGATCCAGCACTACTGCGGCCTGGGCGATTGGATCGCAAAGTTGAGTTTGGGCTTCCTGATTTAGAGAGTAGGACACAGATATTCAAGATCCACACTAGAACCATGAACTGTGAAAGGGATATCCGCTTTGAACTTTTGGCTCGGCTTTGCCCGAATTCCACAG GAGCCGATATAAGGAGTGTTTGTACCGAAGCTGGTATGTACGCTATTCGAGCTCGAAGGAAGTCTGTAACAGAGAAAGACTTCCTTGATGCAGTAAATAAAGTCATCAAAGGATACCAGAAGTTCAGTGCTACGCCCAAATATATGGTCTACAATTGA
- the LOC107646648 gene encoding uncharacterized protein LOC107646648 — protein sequence MSNHLICLEKHMLFAALLKRVLVIPSSKVDYQYDRVLDIDHINKCFGRKVVISFEEFSSVRKNHMHIDKFLCYFSLPEPCYLDDEHLKKLRSLGLSMSKPQAVWEEDTRKPKRRTVEEVVSKFAHDDDVMAIGDVFYADVEREWVMQPGGPLAHHCKTLIEPSRLILLTAQRFIQTFLGRNFIALHFRRHGFLKFCNAKKPSCFYPIPQAADCILRVVERANAPVIYLSTDAAESETTLLQSLVTLNGRPVPLVKRPPRNSAEKWDALLYRHHIEGDSQVEAMLDKTICAMSSVFIGASGSTFTEDILRLRKDWGSASLCDGYLCQGEEPSVVAEIE from the exons ATGTCAAACCATCTAATTTGCTTAGAGAAACATATGCTTTTCGCGGCTCTTCTTAAGCGGGTTTTGGTGATTCCTAGTTCGAAAGTGGATTACCAGTATGATAGAGTTCTGGATATTGATCACATCAATAAATGCTTTGGTAGAAAGGTGGTGATCTCCTTTGAAGAATTCTCCAGTGTTAGGAAGAACCACATGCACATTGACAAGTTCCTTTGCTATTTCTCATTGCCGGAACCCTGTTATCTCGACGATGAGCACTTGAAGAAGCTGAGATCGCTGGGCTTGTCGATGAGTAAGCCTCAGGCTGTGTGGGAGGAGGATACCCGCAAGCCCAAGAGGAGGACGGTGGAGGAAGTGGTGTCCAAGTTTGCACACGACGATGACGTAATGGCAATCGGGGATGTCTTCTATGCTGACGTGGAGCGGGAGTGGGTGATGCAGCCGGGTGGTCCACTTGCTCACCACTGCAAGACCCTTATTGAACCCAGCCGTCTCATTCTGCTCACTGCTCAGCGTTTCATCCAAACATTCCTTGGAAGGAACTTCATTGCGTTGCATTTTCGCCGCCACGGCTTCCTCAAGTTCTG CAATGCCAAAAAGCCAAGCTGCTTTTATCCCATTCCTCAAGCCGCGGATTGCATTTTGCGCGTGGTTGAAAGGGCCAATGCACCTGTTATTTATCTTTCTACGGACGCAGCAGAAAGTGAAACCACTCTGCTTCAGTCATTAGTCACGCTTAATGGAAGGCCAGTTCCTCTTGTTAAACGCCCACCTCGAAATTCTGCAGAAAAATGGGATGCTTTGTTGTACAGGCATCATATTGAAGGAGACTCTCAG GTGGAAGCGATGTTGGACAAGACAATATGTGCGATGTCAAGCGTGTTCATCGGAGCCTCCGGTTCAACTTTCACAGAAGACATCCTTCGGCTAAGAAAGGACTGGGGATCAGCATCATTGTGCGATGGGTACCTTTGCCAAGGTGAGGAGCCCAGTGTGGTAGCGgaaattgaatga